A region of Streptomyces paludis DNA encodes the following proteins:
- a CDS encoding MFS transporter, which produces MPFALLALAVSAFGIGTTEFVMMGLLPNVADDLGTSVPTAGYLVSAYAIGVVIGAPLLTAVGSRVPRKRMLLLLMVLFVVGNLASALAPDFGWLLAGRVLAGLPHGAFFGVGAVVAARLVAEGRQARAVATMFLGLTVANIIGVPAATLLGQHLGWRATFLVVTVIGLVALAALARLVPYVPVEAHQSVGRELRALKDRQVLLGLATAVLGFGGVFAVYSYLASMTTEVMGFGESSVTLVLALFGIGMTLGALAAGPLTDRALRPTLYGSLGTLAVVLVAFRFTVHIQWAALVTVVILGAVGFMTTTPLQMLVMSKAKDAPTLASASNHSAFNLANAGGAWAGGAAIAAGWGWMSPTLVGAVLAAVGLAIAVTAGFLDRGGRGGRGTAPEGSRVVASGGVSAPAEAVERVG; this is translated from the coding sequence ATGCCCTTCGCCCTGCTCGCCTTGGCCGTCAGTGCCTTTGGCATCGGGACGACCGAGTTCGTCATGATGGGCCTGCTGCCCAACGTGGCGGACGATCTGGGAACCTCCGTGCCGACCGCCGGCTATCTGGTGTCGGCCTACGCGATCGGCGTCGTCATCGGCGCCCCGCTGCTCACCGCCGTCGGCTCCCGAGTCCCGCGCAAGCGGATGCTGCTCCTGCTGATGGTCCTCTTCGTCGTCGGCAACCTCGCCTCCGCGCTCGCCCCCGACTTCGGCTGGCTGCTCGCCGGGCGGGTGCTCGCCGGGCTGCCGCACGGCGCGTTCTTCGGGGTCGGCGCGGTCGTCGCCGCCCGGCTGGTGGCGGAGGGACGCCAGGCGCGGGCCGTGGCGACCATGTTCCTCGGGCTGACCGTCGCCAACATCATCGGTGTCCCGGCCGCCACCCTGCTCGGCCAGCACCTCGGCTGGCGCGCCACCTTCCTCGTCGTCACGGTGATCGGCCTGGTCGCGCTGGCCGCGCTGGCCCGGCTCGTACCGTACGTACCCGTGGAGGCCCACCAGAGCGTCGGCCGCGAGCTGCGCGCCCTCAAGGACCGGCAGGTGCTGCTGGGCCTCGCGACGGCCGTCCTGGGCTTCGGCGGGGTCTTCGCCGTCTACTCGTACCTCGCCTCGATGACCACCGAGGTGATGGGCTTCGGTGAGTCCTCCGTCACCCTGGTGCTCGCGCTCTTCGGCATCGGCATGACCCTCGGCGCGCTGGCGGCGGGACCGCTGACGGACCGGGCGCTGCGGCCCACGCTCTACGGGTCGCTCGGCACCCTCGCCGTGGTGCTGGTCGCCTTCCGCTTCACCGTGCACATCCAGTGGGCGGCGCTGGTGACGGTGGTGATCCTGGGCGCGGTCGGCTTCATGACGACCACGCCGCTCCAGATGCTCGTCATGAGCAAGGCCAAGGACGCCCCCACGCTGGCCTCCGCCTCGAACCACTCGGCCTTCAACCTGGCCAACGCGGGCGGCGCCTGGGCCGGTGGCGCGGCCATCGCGGCGGGCTGGGGCTGGATGTCCCCGACACTGGTCGGCGCCGTCCTGGCGGCCGTCGGGCTGGCCATCGCGGTCACGGCCGGATTCCTCGACCGCGGCGGCCGGGGCGGCCGGGGTACGGCGCCGGAGGGCTCGCGCGTCGTCGCCTCGGGCGGGGTGAGCGCGCCCGCGGAGGCCGTGGAGCGCGTGGGCTGA
- a CDS encoding TetR/AcrR family transcriptional regulator: MRKRDHGAETEHRRGRPRSEAVERAILEAVVVLLEDGVPLGSLSVERIARTAGVGKATIYRRWPGKEELFVEVLRAIEPPDPELPGESALADLRILLESMRRRGLAQRNSAMLHNAAAEMKSSPNLWAEYHKTVIGPRREATLAVIRRGIATGELRDDLEAELVHDLLVGPMIMRTLHRPGASLDEDLPDRILDAALQGLSPQHPAAASAAAPAAATGASRSGGRLP, translated from the coding sequence GTGCGGAAACGGGACCACGGGGCCGAGACGGAACACCGGCGCGGCAGGCCACGCAGTGAGGCCGTCGAGCGGGCGATCCTGGAGGCCGTCGTGGTCCTGCTGGAGGACGGCGTCCCGCTCGGCTCCCTCTCCGTCGAACGCATCGCCCGTACGGCGGGTGTCGGCAAGGCGACCATCTACCGGCGCTGGCCCGGCAAGGAGGAGCTGTTCGTCGAGGTTCTGCGCGCGATCGAGCCGCCGGATCCCGAACTGCCGGGCGAATCGGCGCTGGCGGATCTCCGGATCCTGCTGGAGTCGATGCGCCGGCGCGGCCTCGCCCAGCGGAACTCGGCCATGCTGCACAACGCGGCGGCCGAGATGAAGAGCAGCCCCAACCTCTGGGCGGAGTACCACAAGACGGTCATCGGCCCCCGGCGCGAGGCCACCCTCGCGGTGATCCGCCGGGGGATCGCCACCGGTGAACTCCGCGACGACCTGGAGGCGGAGCTGGTCCACGACCTGCTGGTCGGCCCGATGATCATGCGCACCCTCCACCGGCCGGGCGCGTCGCTCGACGAGGACCTCCCCGACCGGATCCTCGACGCCGCCCTCCAGGGCCTCAGCCCTCAGCACCCGGCGGCGGCCTCTGCGGCGGCCCCGGCCGCGGCCACCGGAGCGAGCCGTTCCGGGGGCCGGCTCCCGTGA
- a CDS encoding ABC transporter permease yields MAPAAGSDEGRIGLRANMRHIGALARRNALQIKADPESMFDVLLMPIIFTLLFVYVFGGSVGASLGGDRDAYVNYVVPGLMAMMGMNIAMAVGTGVNDDFRKGVMDRFRTMPIARSSVLIAKIVVELGRMLIAITILLSMGFLLGLEIKTSVIELLAAVGLSAVFGASLMWIFILLGLTMKTAQAVQGVAMLVIMPLQFGSSIFAPTATMPGWLQWFTDYNPLSGLADAARGLINGGPVAHSVWMTLAWSAGITLVTAPLAVAKFRKKS; encoded by the coding sequence ATGGCGCCCGCCGCCGGCTCCGACGAGGGCCGGATCGGGCTGCGCGCCAATATGCGGCACATCGGCGCGCTGGCCCGCCGTAACGCCCTCCAGATCAAGGCGGATCCGGAGTCGATGTTCGACGTCCTGCTGATGCCGATCATCTTCACGCTGCTCTTCGTCTACGTCTTCGGCGGCTCGGTGGGCGCCAGCCTCGGCGGCGACCGCGACGCGTATGTGAACTACGTGGTGCCCGGACTGATGGCGATGATGGGCATGAACATCGCCATGGCCGTCGGCACGGGAGTCAACGACGACTTCCGCAAGGGCGTCATGGACCGGTTCCGTACGATGCCGATCGCCAGATCCTCCGTGCTGATAGCCAAGATCGTCGTTGAGCTGGGCCGGATGCTGATAGCCATCACCATCCTGCTCAGCATGGGCTTCCTGCTCGGCCTGGAGATCAAGACCTCGGTGATCGAGCTGCTCGCGGCCGTCGGGCTCTCCGCGGTGTTCGGCGCGTCACTGATGTGGATCTTCATCCTGCTGGGTCTGACGATGAAGACGGCTCAGGCCGTGCAGGGGGTGGCGATGCTCGTCATCATGCCGCTCCAGTTCGGCTCGTCGATCTTCGCGCCGACGGCCACCATGCCCGGCTGGCTCCAGTGGTTCACCGACTACAACCCGCTCTCCGGCCTCGCCGACGCGGCCCGGGGGCTGATAAACGGCGGCCCGGTCGCGCACTCGGTGTGGATGACGCTGGCCTGGTCGGCGGGGATCACGCTGGTGACGGCACCGCTGGCCGTGGCCAAGTTCCGCAAGAAGTCATGA
- a CDS encoding ATP-binding cassette domain-containing protein: protein MTRIDKNPSGGRTGNAVEVRGLVKHYGTTKALDGVDLEVREGTVLGVLGPNGAGKTTLVRILSTLVQPDAGTAVVAGYDVLRQPRQLRRTIGLTGQYASVDEKLSGRENLYMIGRLLDLSRKDARSRADELLERFSLTEAAKKPAMQYSGGMRRRLDLAASMIGRPSVLYLDEPTTGLDPRTRNEVWDEVQRMVAEGATVLLTTQYMEEAEQLANELTVIDRGRVIARGGVDELKAKIGGRTLQIRPSDPAQLPAMAQAITDSGLDGLAGAQAVPDEAMLYVPILSDQQLTAVVALLGERGFAIAHIGTHLPSLDEVFLAITGQKTGSESDIALEEAAA from the coding sequence ATGACACGAATCGACAAGAACCCCAGCGGCGGCCGGACCGGCAACGCCGTAGAGGTGCGGGGGCTGGTCAAGCACTACGGCACCACCAAGGCGCTGGACGGCGTGGATCTGGAGGTGCGCGAGGGCACCGTCCTCGGCGTGCTGGGACCCAACGGCGCCGGAAAGACGACGCTCGTCCGCATCCTCTCCACCCTCGTCCAGCCGGACGCCGGCACCGCCGTGGTCGCGGGGTACGACGTGCTGCGCCAGCCCCGCCAGCTGCGCCGCACCATAGGTCTCACGGGGCAGTACGCCTCGGTCGACGAGAAGCTCTCCGGCCGGGAGAACCTGTACATGATCGGCCGGCTCCTCGATCTGTCCCGCAAGGACGCCAGGAGCCGCGCCGACGAGCTGCTGGAGCGCTTCTCGCTCACCGAGGCGGCGAAGAAGCCCGCGATGCAGTATTCGGGCGGTATGCGGCGCCGGCTCGACCTGGCCGCCTCGATGATCGGCCGGCCGTCGGTCCTCTATCTGGACGAGCCGACGACCGGGCTCGACCCCCGGACCCGTAACGAGGTCTGGGACGAGGTGCAGCGGATGGTCGCGGAGGGGGCCACCGTCCTGCTCACCACCCAGTACATGGAAGAGGCGGAGCAGCTCGCGAACGAGCTGACCGTCATCGACCGCGGCCGGGTCATCGCGCGCGGCGGGGTGGACGAGCTGAAGGCGAAGATCGGCGGCCGTACGCTCCAGATCCGGCCGTCGGACCCCGCCCAGCTGCCCGCCATGGCGCAGGCGATCACCGACTCCGGCCTCGACGGCCTGGCCGGCGCGCAGGCCGTCCCGGACGAGGCAATGCTGTACGTGCCGATCCTCAGCGACCAGCAGCTGACCGCGGTCGTGGCCCTCCTGGGCGAGCGTGGCTTCGCCATCGCCCATATAGGCACCCATCTGCCCAGCCTGGACGAGGTGTTCCTCGCCATCACCGGCCAGAAGACCGGATCCGAGTCCGACATCGCCCTTGAGGAAGCCGCGGCATGA
- a CDS encoding MFS transporter, whose translation MPNPSGGPAAAAPVPASPVPSSRPPESRVPEAVHRRRWAILGVLMLSLLIVVLDNSILNVAVRTIASPAPTGIGATQSELEWAINSYTLVFAGLLFTSGLLGDRIGRKKVLLFGIAVFGLGSALAAMSGSPGELIAYRALMGFGAAFVMPATLSVLMNVFERDEQPKAIGIWAGSVGLGIAIGPITGGVLLEHFWWGSIFLVNVPVAIVALIAMVLLVPDSRDPAPGRLDPLGVLLSIVGLVLLVYGIIRGGELADFTGAGVLVPVLGGLAVLALFVWHEKRSDHPALDVSYFRKPAFSAAVAAIALVFFALMGVTFFSAFYLQSVRGYSALQSGLLILPLAAAQMVFAPRARLVVDRFGARAVCTAGLLLVGAGLAAFGFFDETTPVWVLCVVFFVQGTGMAHIMPPVTVAIMQALPREKAGSGSAINNTFRQVGGALGVAVLGSVLSATYRSGIDGHLDGVPAAARDAAGESIEATLGAAARLAPEAGRPLIGAAYEAFLDAMHVTAFASAGIAAIGAVVVAVFLPGRPPAPGNAADAAEAGDPAARGSDPRPEQAGAARG comes from the coding sequence ATGCCCAACCCGTCCGGCGGCCCGGCCGCCGCAGCCCCTGTGCCCGCTTCCCCCGTGCCCAGCTCCCGCCCTCCCGAGTCCCGGGTCCCCGAGGCGGTTCACCGCCGTCGCTGGGCCATCCTCGGCGTGCTCATGCTCAGCCTGTTGATCGTCGTCCTCGACAACTCGATCCTGAACGTGGCGGTCAGGACGATCGCCTCCCCCGCGCCCACCGGGATCGGCGCCACCCAGAGCGAGCTGGAGTGGGCGATCAACTCCTACACGCTCGTCTTCGCCGGGCTGCTCTTCACCTCGGGCCTGCTCGGTGACCGGATCGGCCGGAAGAAGGTGCTGCTCTTCGGCATCGCCGTCTTCGGGCTCGGGTCCGCGCTCGCCGCGATGTCCGGTTCACCCGGTGAACTCATCGCGTACCGCGCCCTCATGGGCTTCGGCGCCGCCTTTGTGATGCCCGCCACCCTCTCCGTCCTCATGAACGTCTTCGAGCGCGACGAGCAGCCCAAGGCGATAGGCATCTGGGCGGGCAGCGTTGGCCTCGGCATCGCGATCGGGCCGATCACCGGCGGTGTGCTGCTGGAGCACTTCTGGTGGGGCTCCATCTTCCTCGTCAACGTGCCCGTGGCGATCGTCGCGCTGATCGCCATGGTGCTGCTCGTGCCGGACTCGCGGGACCCCGCGCCGGGCCGGCTGGACCCGCTGGGGGTCCTGCTCTCCATCGTCGGACTCGTCCTGCTGGTGTACGGCATCATCCGCGGCGGCGAGCTGGCCGACTTCACCGGCGCCGGGGTGCTGGTGCCGGTGCTCGGCGGGCTGGCCGTCCTGGCGCTCTTCGTGTGGCACGAGAAGCGCAGCGACCATCCGGCCCTGGACGTCTCCTACTTCAGGAAGCCGGCGTTCTCCGCGGCCGTGGCGGCCATCGCGCTGGTCTTCTTCGCGCTCATGGGGGTGACGTTCTTCTCCGCCTTCTACCTCCAGAGCGTGCGCGGCTACAGCGCGCTCCAGTCCGGGCTGCTGATCCTGCCGCTCGCCGCCGCGCAGATGGTCTTCGCGCCGCGCGCCCGGCTGGTCGTGGACCGCTTCGGCGCCCGCGCGGTCTGTACGGCAGGGCTGCTGCTGGTCGGTGCCGGGCTCGCGGCCTTCGGGTTCTTCGACGAGACCACCCCCGTCTGGGTGCTGTGCGTGGTCTTTTTCGTCCAGGGCACCGGAATGGCCCACATCATGCCGCCGGTCACCGTCGCCATCATGCAGGCGCTGCCGCGCGAGAAGGCGGGCTCCGGCTCGGCCATCAACAACACCTTCCGTCAGGTCGGCGGCGCGCTCGGCGTGGCCGTCCTCGGCTCGGTGCTCTCCGCGACGTACCGGAGCGGGATCGACGGCCACCTCGACGGGGTCCCGGCGGCGGCGCGGGACGCGGCGGGGGAGTCGATCGAGGCGACGCTCGGCGCCGCGGCGCGGCTCGCCCCGGAGGCGGGCCGGCCGCTGATCGGCGCGGCGTACGAGGCGTTCCTCGACGCCATGCACGTCACGGCGTTCGCCTCGGCGGGCATCGCGGCGATCGGGGCGGTGGTGGTCGCGGTGTTCCTGCCGGGCCGGCCCCCGGCGCCGGGGAACGCGGCGGACGCGGCGGAAGCGGGGGATCCGGCCGCTCGCGGGAGCGATCCGCGTCCCGAACAGGCGGGCGCCGCGCGCGGCTGA
- the panB gene encoding 3-methyl-2-oxobutanoate hydroxymethyltransferase: MTAQDTAAASAAQRPPASAADSPGGGATGNPKALYGGTRSRRITVHDITAAKERGEKWPMLTAYDAMTASVFDEAGIPVMLVGDSMGNCHLGYETTVPVTLDEMTMLSAAVVRGTKRALIVGDLPFGSYQEGPVQALRSAMRLVKDAGVGAVKLEGGERSHGQIELLVRSGIPVMGHIGLTPQSVNTLGYRVQGRGEEAAQQLLRDAKAVQDAGAFAVVLELVPAELAAEVTGLLHIPTIGIGAGVDTDAQVLVYTDMAGLTPGKAPRFSKKYVDLRRALGDAAREFADEVTAGTFPQAEHTFH, encoded by the coding sequence ATGACTGCTCAGGACACCGCTGCGGCCTCGGCCGCCCAGCGGCCGCCCGCATCCGCGGCAGACTCCCCCGGCGGCGGCGCCACCGGGAACCCGAAGGCGCTGTACGGCGGGACCCGCTCGCGCCGTATCACCGTCCACGACATCACCGCCGCCAAGGAGCGCGGTGAGAAGTGGCCCATGCTCACCGCCTACGACGCGATGACCGCCTCCGTCTTCGACGAGGCCGGCATCCCCGTGATGCTGGTCGGTGACTCCATGGGCAACTGCCATCTGGGGTACGAGACGACCGTGCCGGTCACGCTCGACGAGATGACGATGCTCTCCGCCGCCGTCGTACGCGGCACGAAGCGCGCCCTGATCGTCGGTGACCTGCCCTTCGGCTCGTACCAGGAAGGGCCCGTACAGGCGCTGCGCAGCGCCATGCGGCTGGTGAAGGACGCCGGGGTCGGCGCGGTGAAGCTGGAGGGCGGTGAGCGCTCGCACGGCCAGATCGAGCTGCTGGTGCGCTCCGGCATCCCGGTGATGGGGCACATCGGACTCACCCCGCAGTCCGTCAACACGCTCGGCTACCGGGTGCAGGGCCGTGGCGAGGAGGCCGCGCAGCAGCTGCTGCGCGACGCCAAGGCGGTGCAGGACGCGGGCGCCTTCGCGGTCGTGCTCGAACTCGTACCGGCCGAGCTGGCCGCCGAGGTGACGGGCCTGCTGCACATCCCGACCATCGGTATCGGCGCGGGGGTGGACACCGACGCGCAGGTGCTGGTGTACACGGACATGGCCGGGCTCACGCCGGGCAAGGCGCCGCGCTTCAGCAAGAAGTACGTGGACCTCCGCCGGGCGCTGGGCGACGCGGCGCGGGAGTTCGCGGACGAGGTGACGGCAGGAACGTTCCCGCAGGCGGAGCACACCTTCCACTAG
- a CDS encoding endonuclease/exonuclease/phosphatase family protein, with translation MTQEYTAQPMANGGEGGGPYGPGGAGNGAGDGFGEGAGEARPVSRGRALLARLDRWRRDPGTWRRGIIIAVLAVAIALLMILHAQIPNKIGNLGSLTETFLPWLGLFVPLLLILALVRRSATALIALLLPTIVWANLFGGLVTDKSGGGGDLVVATHNVNADNPDPKGTAADLAESGADVLALEELKASAVPVYEAALAGTYKYHSVQGTVGLWSKYPLSGTRPVDIRLGWVRAMRSTVTTPSGPVAVYVAHLPSVRVKLHAGFTANQRDKSADALGEAIADERLPRVILLGDLNGTMNDRSLNAVTSQMRSTQGAAGHGPGFSWPAAFPLARIDQIMVKGVEPTSSWSLPRTGSDHLPIAARVDLTENDARS, from the coding sequence ATGACGCAGGAGTACACGGCGCAGCCGATGGCTAACGGCGGGGAGGGCGGCGGGCCGTACGGTCCCGGCGGCGCCGGGAACGGGGCCGGGGACGGCTTCGGAGAAGGCGCCGGAGAAGCCCGTCCGGTCTCGCGCGGCAGAGCCCTCCTGGCGCGTCTGGACCGCTGGCGCAGGGACCCCGGGACCTGGCGGCGCGGCATCATCATCGCCGTACTCGCCGTGGCCATCGCCCTGCTGATGATCCTTCACGCGCAGATCCCCAACAAGATCGGCAACCTGGGCAGTCTCACCGAAACCTTCCTGCCCTGGCTCGGACTCTTCGTCCCGCTGCTCCTGATCCTCGCGCTGGTGCGCCGCTCCGCCACCGCGCTCATCGCCCTGCTGCTCCCCACGATCGTCTGGGCGAACCTGTTCGGCGGACTCGTCACGGACAAGTCCGGCGGCGGCGGCGACCTCGTGGTCGCGACCCACAACGTCAACGCGGACAACCCCGACCCGAAGGGCACCGCGGCCGACCTGGCGGAGTCCGGGGCGGACGTCCTCGCGCTGGAGGAGCTGAAGGCCAGTGCCGTACCGGTGTACGAGGCGGCGCTGGCCGGCACGTACAAGTACCACTCCGTCCAGGGCACCGTCGGCCTCTGGAGCAAGTACCCGCTGAGCGGCACCCGGCCCGTCGACATCCGGCTGGGCTGGGTCCGCGCCATGCGCTCCACGGTCACCACTCCGTCCGGCCCCGTCGCCGTTTATGTGGCGCATCTGCCCTCCGTACGGGTCAAGCTGCACGCGGGCTTCACCGCCAACCAGCGCGACAAGAGCGCGGACGCGCTGGGCGAGGCGATCGCGGACGAGCGGCTGCCCCGGGTGATCCTGCTCGGCGACCTCAACGGCACGATGAACGACCGCTCCCTGAACGCCGTCACCTCCCAGATGCGCTCCACCCAGGGCGCGGCCGGACACGGCCCCGGGTTCAGCTGGCCGGCCGCGTTCCCGCTGGCCAGGATCGACCAGATCATGGTGAAGGGCGTCGAGCCGACCTCCTCCTGGAGCCTGCCGAGGACGGGCAGCGACCATCTGCCGATCGCGGCGCGGGTGGATCTGACGGAGAACGACGCCAGATCCTGA